In Deinococcus psychrotolerans, a genomic segment contains:
- a CDS encoding M3 family metallopeptidase translates to MTQSSPIKTDNPLLNLGFEIPFDRIKPEHAEPAVDTLIAKCREDLERAAKAPERQFAGFLQELDTLGQQLAAVQTVVGHLNGVISSDEWRAANEAILPKVSAFFTELGLHPGLWAAMKAYQQGADAQQLSSEWTRFLTLEVDAFRRNGADLGDAGKQRLTEINVSLAEITNQYGKNVMDGIKAYELYVGPERMAGVPQRLKDATAADAEAHGKAGMHRLTLHAPVYGPVITYADDRSLREELMRANNLVGVGEGRDNRELLPQILRLRRERAALLGFENFADLVTADRMSGSAQAAIQFEHDLEERTRPFFDEENRELLAYYRQKAGEGAPEMATWDASYWAEKLRQERYDFDAEVLRPYFPMEQVLSGMFEITRRVFGIKVKEAQAAGWHAEVKYYDIFNEAGEHIASFYTDWFPRDSKRGGAWMNALYTGGPREDGFAPHLGLMCGNLNPPSGDTPSLLSLGEVETVFHEFGHLLHHALARVPVQSLSGTKVAWDFVELPSQIMENWVWTPEGLELIAKHYQTGEGLPDALYQKMLAARNFRAGGMAMRQYSFATVDLALHVEYDEAQGDPLDFARTLMNRYTFLPLPESNFITQFGHLFSSPVGYAGGYYSYKWAEVLDADAFSRFENEGVFNRQTGREYVDKLLSRGGSVEPAQLYRDFMGRDPDPEALLRRSGLSKQ, encoded by the coding sequence ATGACTCAATCCAGCCCTATCAAGACAGACAATCCTCTGCTCAACCTCGGTTTTGAAATTCCCTTTGACCGAATTAAGCCCGAACACGCCGAACCGGCGGTAGACACCTTGATTGCCAAGTGCCGCGAGGATTTGGAGCGGGCCGCCAAAGCCCCCGAGCGTCAGTTCGCGGGCTTTTTGCAGGAACTCGACACCTTGGGCCAGCAACTCGCGGCGGTGCAAACGGTAGTCGGCCACCTCAACGGCGTCATTTCCAGCGACGAGTGGCGGGCGGCCAACGAAGCGATCTTGCCCAAAGTCAGCGCCTTTTTCACCGAGTTGGGCCTTCATCCGGGGTTGTGGGCGGCCATGAAGGCTTATCAGCAGGGCGCGGACGCTCAGCAGCTCAGCTCCGAATGGACGCGCTTTTTGACCTTAGAAGTGGACGCCTTCCGCCGCAACGGAGCCGACTTGGGTGATGCGGGCAAGCAGCGCCTCACCGAAATCAATGTCAGCTTGGCTGAAATCACCAACCAGTACGGCAAAAATGTAATGGACGGCATTAAAGCCTATGAGTTGTACGTCGGCCCAGAGCGCATGGCGGGCGTGCCGCAGCGCCTCAAGGACGCCACCGCCGCAGACGCCGAGGCGCACGGGAAGGCCGGAATGCACCGCCTGACCCTCCACGCGCCGGTATACGGCCCCGTCATCACTTACGCCGATGACCGCAGCCTGCGCGAAGAACTGATGCGGGCCAACAACCTGGTGGGCGTCGGTGAGGGGCGCGACAACCGCGAATTGTTGCCGCAGATTTTACGCCTGCGCCGTGAACGGGCCGCGCTGCTGGGCTTTGAGAACTTTGCCGACCTGGTGACCGCTGATCGGATGTCGGGCAGCGCTCAGGCGGCCATCCAGTTTGAGCACGACTTGGAAGAGCGTACCCGTCCCTTTTTCGACGAGGAAAACCGCGAGCTGCTGGCTTATTACCGCCAAAAAGCTGGCGAAGGCGCACCGGAGATGGCGACCTGGGACGCTTCTTACTGGGCTGAGAAATTGCGTCAGGAGCGCTACGACTTCGACGCCGAAGTGCTGCGCCCCTACTTTCCGATGGAGCAGGTGCTCTCGGGCATGTTCGAGATTACCCGGCGGGTTTTCGGGATTAAGGTGAAAGAAGCACAGGCGGCGGGCTGGCATGCAGAAGTCAAGTATTACGACATCTTCAATGAAGCCGGAGAGCACATCGCCAGCTTTTACACCGATTGGTTTCCCCGTGACAGCAAACGCGGCGGCGCGTGGATGAATGCCCTCTATACCGGCGGCCCCCGCGAAGACGGTTTCGCTCCTCACCTGGGTCTGATGTGCGGCAACCTCAATCCGCCGAGCGGCGATACGCCTTCGCTGCTGAGTCTGGGCGAGGTGGAAACGGTCTTTCACGAGTTCGGCCACCTGCTTCACCACGCCCTTGCCCGCGTGCCGGTGCAGTCGCTGAGCGGCACCAAAGTGGCCTGGGACTTCGTGGAATTGCCTTCGCAGATCATGGAAAACTGGGTCTGGACGCCGGAAGGCCTTGAGCTGATCGCCAAGCATTACCAAACTGGCGAAGGCTTGCCGGACGCGCTCTACCAAAAGATGCTGGCCGCCCGCAATTTCCGCGCCGGGGGGATGGCGATGCGGCAGTACAGCTTTGCCACGGTTGATCTGGCGCTGCACGTCGAGTACGACGAGGCGCAGGGCGATCCGCTGGACTTTGCCCGCACCTTGATGAACCGCTACACCTTCTTGCCGCTGCCGGAAAGCAACTTCATTACCCAGTTCGGCCATCTGTTCTCCAGTCCGGTGGGCTATGCGGGCGGCTATTACAGCTACAAGTGGGCCGAAGTGCTCGACGCCGACGCCTTTTCCCGCTTCGAAAACGAAGGCGTCTTCAACCGGCAGACCGGGCGCGAATACGTGGATAAGCTGCTTTCACGCGGTGGCAGCGTGGAGCCCGCTCAGCTTTACCGTGACTTTATGGGCCGCGACCCCGACCCTGAAGCGCTGCTGCGGCGCAGTGGGCTGAGCAAACAGTAA
- a CDS encoding sensor histidine kinase: MANVVKPAVLVAASTSSRAAALFGHLPQADVFHSPDADTLLRETRLRPPDVLVLYTDLPSSVALSEVLGILKSREDLANTRFLAVGSQGLGALLSAGADALMSDSTAPEALAFLISTLLGRVRQQRELAERNLGLLKKLDAWEHEERVRDQLVHMLVHDLKNPIAAVMGLLEIVEEDERLPQDMKELVHLSREETQHLLHLSVNMLDVRKIQAGKMNLDFELMFSPMYTEVIDLARGDVGAGLRERRLTIDVAPNLSPARADPGILRRIFANLLSNAMKHTTKDGKIEIKVLKVAEDVQFTIRDNGEGIPADDIPNLFAAFEQSRLTLHGRFDTGMGLAFCKLAIEGHGGRIWVESVRGKGSTFTFILPLARDEEDDDDFAELVS; the protein is encoded by the coding sequence ATGGCGAATGTCGTAAAGCCTGCCGTGCTGGTCGCGGCTTCCACTTCCTCGCGGGCAGCGGCGCTTTTTGGCCACTTGCCTCAAGCCGACGTCTTTCATTCGCCCGACGCCGACACGCTGCTGCGCGAAACCCGCCTGCGCCCGCCGGACGTGCTGGTGCTGTATACCGACTTGCCCTCCAGCGTCGCGCTGAGCGAGGTGCTGGGCATCTTGAAGAGCCGCGAAGACCTCGCCAACACTCGCTTTCTGGCGGTGGGGAGTCAGGGCCTGGGCGCACTGCTCAGCGCCGGGGCCGACGCCCTGATGAGCGACAGCACCGCTCCGGAAGCGCTGGCCTTTTTGATCAGTACGCTGCTGGGCCGGGTGCGCCAGCAACGCGAACTGGCTGAGCGCAACCTGGGCCTGCTCAAGAAGCTCGACGCCTGGGAGCATGAGGAGCGGGTGCGCGATCAACTCGTTCACATGCTGGTTCATGACCTCAAAAACCCTATCGCGGCGGTGATGGGCCTGCTCGAAATCGTGGAAGAAGACGAGCGGCTGCCCCAAGACATGAAAGAACTGGTGCATTTGTCGCGGGAAGAAACCCAGCACCTCTTGCACCTGTCGGTCAATATGCTCGATGTCCGCAAGATTCAGGCGGGAAAAATGAATCTCGACTTCGAGCTGATGTTTTCACCTATGTATACCGAAGTGATCGACTTGGCGCGGGGCGACGTGGGCGCGGGCCTGCGCGAGCGCCGCCTGACCATCGACGTTGCGCCCAACTTGTCGCCGGCGCGGGCCGATCCAGGGATTTTGCGGCGCATTTTTGCCAATTTGCTGAGCAACGCCATGAAGCACACCACCAAAGACGGCAAAATCGAAATCAAGGTGCTTAAGGTCGCTGAAGACGTGCAGTTCACCATCCGCGACAACGGCGAGGGCATTCCCGCAGATGACATTCCCAACTTGTTCGCCGCCTTCGAGCAGTCGCGCCTGACCCTACATGGCCGCTTTGACACCGGCATGGGCCTCGCGTTTTGCAAGCTGGCGATTGAAGGGCACGGCGGGCGCATCTGGGTGGAATCGGTGCGGGGCAAGGGATCGACCTTCACCTTCATCTTGCCGCTGGCCCGCGACGAGGAAGACGACGACGATTTCGCGGAACTGGTGTCGTAA
- a CDS encoding YwbE family protein, with amino-acid sequence MTPPRSLIRPGLTVDVIQKHHQASGQLTRGVVAALLTNSASHPHGIKVRLISGVVGRVQALVPAQG; translated from the coding sequence ATGACTCCGCCCCGCTCCCTCATCCGCCCCGGCCTGACCGTGGACGTGATTCAAAAGCACCACCAGGCCAGCGGCCAGCTCACTCGCGGCGTGGTGGCGGCGCTGCTGACCAACTCGGCCAGCCACCCGCACGGCATCAAGGTTCGCCTGATTTCGGGGGTAGTTGGACGGGTTCAGGCGCTCGTGCCAGCGCAGGGCTAG
- a CDS encoding type II toxin-antitoxin system RelE/ParE family toxin — protein sequence MVIVETSVFTRRIQQFLVDDEHRELQSLLVARPHLGKVIQGGGGLRKTRYSYNNLGKSKALRLIYYYAETRQQLLMLYVYPKSETADLTKSQVAALRKLIEATYP from the coding sequence GTGGTCATCGTTGAAACGAGTGTCTTCACCCGACGTATCCAGCAGTTTCTTGTTGACGACGAACACCGCGAACTTCAAAGCCTTTTGGTGGCGCGGCCCCATCTTGGAAAAGTGATTCAGGGAGGCGGCGGCCTTCGCAAAACCCGCTATAGCTATAACAACTTGGGTAAGAGCAAAGCCTTGCGCCTGATCTATTACTACGCTGAGACTCGTCAGCAGCTACTGATGCTCTACGTCTATCCCAAGTCTGAAACCGCCGACCTCACCAAGAGTCAGGTGGCGGCACTTCGCAAACTTATCGAGGCAACTTATCCATGA
- the nadS gene encoding NadS family protein: MNDELFNELVASVEEGGAILRGEQTASRTFEFQPVNVTRIRERLSLSQPRFAALLGISTATLRNWEQGRRTPEGPARVLLSVVDKYPEVLRDLNLGGG; encoded by the coding sequence ATGAATGACGAATTGTTTAACGAGTTGGTTGCCAGTGTGGAGGAAGGTGGGGCGATCTTGCGCGGTGAGCAAACCGCTTCGCGTACCTTTGAATTTCAGCCCGTCAATGTGACCCGCATCCGCGAGCGCCTCAGCTTATCTCAGCCGCGTTTTGCCGCTTTATTGGGAATTAGCACTGCCACCCTCCGCAACTGGGAACAGGGCCGCCGAACACCGGAAGGTCCAGCCCGCGTGCTGCTGAGCGTGGTGGACAAATACCCAGAAGTCTTGAGGGACTTGAATTTGGGTGGGGGCTAG